One Robbsia sp. KACC 23696 DNA segment encodes these proteins:
- a CDS encoding NAD(P)/FAD-dependent oxidoreductase, whose product MLRISEIKLPLDHTEDALASAIHARLAALHVPPEDLLRYTVYRRAHDARKRSDIKLTYIVDVDIKHEAAALQHLKDQPHVVVTPDMRYKFVAKAAPDSVALRPVVIGMGPCGLFAGLILAQMGFRPIILERGKAVRERTKDTWGLWRKNVLHPESNVQFGEGGAGTFSDGKLYSQIKDPKFYGRKVLEEFVLAGAPEDILFLSRPHIGTFRLVSMVEKMRATIHALGGEVRFESRVDDIQIEDGVVRGLVLSTGETLRCDHVVLSVGHSARDTFEMLHGRGVFMESKPFSLGFRIEHPQGVIDRSQFGSFAGHKLLGAADYKVVHHCSNGRAVYSFCMCPGGTVVAAASEPGRVVTNGMSQYSRNERNANAGIVVGITPEDFPGGPLAGIAFQRQWEARAFELGGRDYRAPAQRVGDFLARRPSTKLGSVEPSYKPGVNLTDLSTALPDYVIEAIREALPQIDKKLPGFAMADAILTGVETRTSSPIRVRRNDAYESINVKGLYPAGEGAGYAGGIYSAAIDGIKVAEALAAHLT is encoded by the coding sequence ATGTTACGAATCAGTGAAATCAAGCTTCCGCTTGACCACACCGAAGACGCACTCGCGTCGGCGATTCACGCGCGACTTGCCGCGCTTCACGTTCCCCCGGAAGACCTGCTTCGCTACACGGTGTATCGACGTGCGCATGACGCGCGTAAGCGCTCCGATATCAAGTTGACCTATATCGTCGACGTCGATATCAAGCACGAGGCCGCCGCGCTGCAGCATCTGAAAGATCAGCCGCACGTCGTCGTGACGCCCGATATGCGCTACAAATTCGTCGCGAAGGCCGCGCCGGACAGCGTGGCGTTACGCCCGGTCGTTATCGGGATGGGCCCGTGCGGACTGTTCGCCGGTCTGATCCTGGCGCAGATGGGCTTTCGCCCGATCATCCTGGAGCGGGGCAAGGCGGTTCGCGAGCGGACGAAGGACACCTGGGGCCTGTGGCGGAAGAACGTCCTCCACCCCGAATCGAACGTGCAGTTCGGCGAGGGTGGTGCCGGCACCTTCTCCGACGGCAAGCTCTACAGCCAGATCAAGGATCCGAAATTCTACGGACGCAAGGTCCTCGAGGAATTCGTGCTGGCCGGCGCGCCGGAAGACATCCTGTTTCTGAGCCGTCCGCACATCGGCACCTTCCGCCTGGTGAGCATGGTCGAGAAGATGCGCGCGACGATTCACGCTTTGGGTGGCGAGGTCCGTTTCGAATCGCGTGTCGACGATATTCAGATCGAGGACGGCGTCGTGCGCGGTTTGGTGCTGTCCACCGGCGAGACGCTACGCTGCGATCACGTCGTCTTGTCGGTCGGACACAGCGCGCGCGATACCTTCGAAATGCTCCATGGTCGGGGCGTTTTCATGGAGTCGAAGCCGTTTTCGCTGGGATTCCGTATCGAGCATCCGCAGGGCGTGATCGATCGCAGTCAATTCGGCAGTTTCGCCGGCCATAAACTGCTGGGCGCGGCCGATTACAAGGTCGTGCATCATTGCAGCAATGGGCGCGCGGTCTACAGTTTCTGTATGTGCCCGGGCGGCACCGTTGTCGCCGCGGCGTCGGAGCCTGGTCGCGTCGTCACCAATGGCATGAGCCAGTATTCGCGCAACGAACGGAATGCGAACGCAGGCATCGTCGTCGGCATTACCCCGGAAGATTTCCCCGGTGGTCCGCTGGCGGGCATTGCCTTCCAGCGCCAATGGGAGGCGCGTGCCTTCGAATTGGGAGGCCGGGACTACCGCGCCCCGGCGCAGCGGGTCGGGGATTTTCTGGCGCGTCGTCCGTCGACGAAACTGGGCAGCGTGGAACCGTCGTATAAGCCGGGCGTGAATCTGACCGATCTGAGCACCGCGCTCCCCGATTACGTCATCGAGGCGATCCGCGAGGCATTGCCGCAAATCGACAAGAAATTGCCCGGGTTCGCGATGGCCGACGCGATTCTGACTGGGGTCGAAACGCGGACGTCCTCGCCGATCCGCGTGCGTCGTAACGATGCCTACGAAAGCATCAACGTCAAAGGCCTTTACCCGGCCGGCG
- the rpsJ gene encoding 30S ribosomal protein S10, which produces MASQNIRIRLKAFDYRLIDQSALEIVETAKRTGALVRGPVPLPTGIERFDVLRSPHVNKTSRDQFEIRTHKRLIDIIEPTEKTVDALMKLDLAAGCHVDITLKAS; this is translated from the coding sequence ATGGCAAGCCAAAACATCCGTATTCGCCTGAAGGCATTCGACTACCGTCTGATCGATCAGTCGGCGCTCGAAATCGTTGAAACGGCAAAGCGCACGGGTGCACTCGTTCGTGGTCCGGTACCGCTGCCGACGGGCATCGAGCGTTTCGACGTTCTGCGTTCGCCGCACGTGAACAAGACCTCGCGCGATCAGTTCGAAATCCGTACGCACAAGCGTCTGATCGACATCATCGAGCCGACCGAAAAGACGGTCGACGCGCTGATGAAGCTCGATCTGGCTGCTGGCTGCCACGTGGACATCACGCTGAAGGCATCCTGA
- the tuf gene encoding elongation factor Tu: protein MAKGKFERTKPHVNVGTIGHVDHGKTTLTAAIATVLSKKFGGEAKAYDQIDAAPEEKARGITINTAHVEYETANRHYAHVDCPGHADYVKNMITGAAQMDGAILVCSAADGPMPQTREHILLSRQVGVPYIIVFLNKADMVDDAELLELVEMEVRELLSKYDFPGDDTPIIKGSAKLALEGDTGELGEVAILALAEALDTYIPQPERAIDGTFLMPVEDVFSISGRGTVVTGRVERGIIKVGEEVEIVGLRDTQKTTVTGVEMFRKLLDQGQAGDNVGVLVRGTKREDVQRGQVLAKPGSIKPHTDFTAEVYVLSKDEGGRHTPFFNNYRPQFYFRTTDVTGSISLPEGKEMVMPGDNVSISVKLIAPIAMEEGLRFAIREGGRTVGAGVVATITK from the coding sequence ATGGCTAAAGGCAAGTTTGAACGTACCAAGCCGCACGTGAACGTGGGCACGATCGGTCACGTTGACCACGGCAAGACGACGCTGACGGCGGCGATTGCAACGGTTCTGTCGAAGAAGTTTGGTGGTGAGGCGAAGGCCTACGACCAGATCGACGCGGCACCGGAAGAAAAGGCACGTGGTATCACGATCAACACGGCGCACGTCGAGTACGAAACGGCTAACCGCCACTACGCACACGTTGACTGCCCGGGCCACGCCGACTACGTGAAGAACATGATCACGGGCGCAGCGCAGATGGACGGCGCGATCCTGGTGTGTTCGGCCGCGGACGGTCCGATGCCGCAAACGCGTGAGCACATTCTGCTGTCGCGTCAGGTTGGCGTGCCGTACATCATCGTCTTCCTGAACAAGGCAGACATGGTTGACGACGCCGAGCTGCTCGAGCTGGTGGAAATGGAAGTGCGCGAGTTGCTCTCGAAGTACGACTTCCCGGGCGACGACACGCCGATCATCAAGGGTTCGGCAAAGCTGGCGCTGGAAGGCGACACGGGCGAGCTGGGCGAAGTGGCGATTCTGGCATTGGCAGAAGCGCTGGACACGTACATCCCGCAACCGGAGCGTGCGATTGACGGTACGTTCCTGATGCCGGTGGAAGACGTGTTCTCGATCTCGGGTCGCGGTACGGTGGTGACGGGTCGTGTTGAGCGCGGCATCATCAAGGTTGGCGAAGAAGTCGAAATCGTTGGTCTGCGCGATACGCAAAAGACGACGGTGACGGGCGTTGAAATGTTCCGCAAGCTGCTGGACCAAGGTCAAGCAGGCGACAACGTTGGCGTGCTGGTGCGTGGTACGAAGCGCGAAGACGTGCAGCGCGGTCAAGTTCTGGCGAAGCCGGGCTCGATCAAGCCGCACACGGACTTCACGGCAGAAGTGTACGTGTTGAGCAAGGACGAAGGCGGCCGTCACACGCCGTTCTTCAACAACTACCGTCCGCAGTTCTACTTCCGTACGACGGACGTGACGGGCTCGATTTCGCTGCCGGAAGGTAAGGAAATGGTCATGCCGGGCGACAACGTGTCGATCTCGGTGAAGTTGATCGCTCCGATCGCGATGGAAGAAGGTCTGCGTTTCGCAATCCGCGAAGGCGGCCGTACCGTCGGCGCCGGCGTTGTGGCGACGATCACGAAGTAA
- the fusA gene encoding elongation factor G, with translation MARKTPIERYRNIGISAHIDAGKTTTTERILFYTGVNHKIGEVHDGAATMDWMAQEQERGITITSAATTAFWKGMGGNYPEHRINIIDTPGHVDFTIEVERSMRVLDGACMVYCAVGGVQPQSETVWRQANKYNVPRLAFVNKMDRTGANFFKVYEQMRTRLKANPIPIQVPIGAEENFQGVIDLVKMKAIVWDDAAQGTKFEYKDIPAELQGVADEWREKMVEAAAEASEDLMNKYLEEGTLSEAELMLSLRTRTIAGEIVPMMCGTAFKNKGVQAMLDAVIDYMPSPVDIPPVKGLLENDEPTTREASDEEKFSALAFKIMTDPFVGQLAFFRVYSGLVNAGDTVYNSVKEQKERLGRILQMHANQREEIKEVRAGDIAAAVGLKAVTTGDTLCDPNAIIVLERMVFPEPVISQAVEPKTKADQEKMGLALNRLAQEDPSFRVKTDEESGQTIISGMGELHLEILVDRMKREFNVEATVGKPQVAYRETIRKIAADVDGKFVKQSGGRGQYGHVVITLEPNEQGKGYEFLDEIKGGVVPREFIPAVDKGIQDTLKAGVVAGYPVEDVKVRLVFGSYHDVDSNENAFRMAGSMAFKEAMRKASPVLLEPMMAVEVETPEDYAGNVMGDLSSRRGMLQGMDDMVGGGKQIKAEVPLSEMFGYSTSLRSATQGRATYTMEFKHYAEAPKNVVEAIVAAKGK, from the coding sequence GTGGCACGCAAGACACCCATCGAGCGCTACCGCAATATCGGCATCAGCGCTCACATCGATGCTGGCAAGACGACCACCACCGAACGGATCCTGTTCTACACCGGCGTCAATCACAAGATTGGCGAAGTGCACGACGGCGCCGCAACGATGGACTGGATGGCGCAAGAGCAAGAGCGCGGCATCACCATCACCTCCGCTGCGACCACCGCCTTCTGGAAGGGCATGGGCGGCAACTATCCGGAACACCGGATCAACATCATCGACACCCCGGGCCACGTCGACTTCACGATCGAAGTCGAACGCTCGATGCGCGTGCTCGACGGCGCCTGCATGGTCTACTGTGCAGTCGGCGGCGTGCAGCCGCAGTCGGAAACGGTGTGGCGTCAGGCGAACAAGTACAACGTGCCCCGTCTCGCGTTCGTCAACAAGATGGACCGTACCGGCGCGAACTTCTTCAAGGTGTACGAGCAGATGCGTACCCGCCTGAAGGCGAACCCGATTCCTATCCAGGTACCTATCGGCGCGGAAGAAAACTTCCAAGGCGTGATCGACCTGGTGAAGATGAAGGCCATCGTGTGGGATGACGCCGCACAAGGCACGAAGTTCGAATACAAGGACATTCCGGCCGAGCTGCAAGGCGTTGCCGACGAATGGCGCGAGAAGATGGTCGAAGCCGCTGCTGAAGCGTCGGAAGACCTGATGAACAAGTACCTGGAAGAAGGCACGCTGTCCGAAGCCGAGCTGATGCTCTCGCTGCGTACGCGTACCATCGCCGGCGAAATCGTCCCGATGATGTGCGGTACGGCGTTCAAGAACAAGGGCGTGCAGGCGATGCTGGATGCCGTCATCGACTACATGCCGTCGCCGGTCGACATTCCGCCGGTCAAGGGCTTGCTCGAAAACGACGAGCCGACGACGCGTGAAGCATCGGACGAAGAGAAGTTCTCGGCGCTCGCCTTCAAGATCATGACGGACCCGTTCGTCGGTCAGCTGGCGTTCTTCCGCGTGTATTCGGGTCTGGTCAACGCAGGCGACACCGTCTATAACTCCGTTAAGGAGCAGAAGGAACGTCTGGGCCGGATTCTGCAGATGCACGCGAATCAGCGCGAAGAAATCAAGGAAGTGCGCGCGGGCGACATCGCCGCTGCCGTTGGCCTGAAGGCCGTGACGACGGGCGATACGCTGTGCGATCCGAACGCGATCATCGTGCTCGAACGCATGGTTTTCCCGGAGCCGGTGATTTCGCAGGCAGTCGAGCCGAAGACGAAGGCCGACCAGGAAAAGATGGGCCTGGCGCTGAACCGTCTGGCACAAGAAGATCCGTCGTTCCGCGTGAAGACCGACGAAGAATCGGGTCAAACCATTATTTCGGGTATGGGCGAGCTGCACCTGGAAATTCTGGTCGACCGGATGAAGCGCGAGTTCAACGTCGAAGCGACGGTGGGTAAGCCGCAGGTCGCGTACCGCGAAACGATCCGCAAGATCGCCGCGGACGTGGACGGCAAGTTCGTCAAGCAGTCGGGCGGTCGTGGTCAGTACGGCCACGTCGTCATCACGCTCGAGCCGAACGAACAAGGCAAGGGCTACGAGTTCCTGGACGAAATCAAGGGCGGTGTGGTGCCCCGTGAATTCATCCCGGCAGTCGATAAGGGTATCCAGGACACGTTGAAGGCGGGTGTGGTTGCAGGCTACCCGGTGGAAGACGTGAAGGTGCGCCTCGTGTTCGGTTCGTACCACGATGTGGACTCGAACGAAAACGCGTTCCGGATGGCTGGTTCGATGGCCTTCAAGGAAGCGATGCGCAAGGCGAGCCCGGTGCTGCTCGAGCCGATGATGGCGGTCGAAGTCGAAACGCCGGAAGACTATGCCGGTAACGTGATGGGCGACTTGTCGTCGCGTCGCGGTATGCTGCAAGGCATGGACGACATGGTCGGCGGTGGTAAGCAGATCAAGGCTGAAGTGCCGCTGTCGGAAATGTTTGGTTACTCCACGTCGTTGCGTTCGGCGACTCAAGGTCGTGCGACGTACACGATGGAGTTCAAGCACTACGCGGAAGCACCGAAGAACGTCGTCGAGGCGATTGTCGCCGCGAAGGGCAAGTAA
- the rpsG gene encoding 30S ribosomal protein S7, which yields MPRRREVPKREVLPDPKFGNVDVTKFMNVLMLDGKKAVAERIVYGAFEQIQTKGGKDPLEVFTTAMNNVKPVVEVKSRRVGGANYQVPVEVRPSRRMALAMRWLREAAKKRSEKSMALRLAGELQEAAEGRGAAMKKRDEVHRMAEANKAFSHFRF from the coding sequence ATGCCACGTCGTCGCGAAGTCCCCAAGCGGGAAGTGTTGCCGGATCCGAAGTTCGGCAATGTCGATGTCACCAAATTCATGAACGTCCTGATGTTGGACGGTAAAAAGGCAGTTGCTGAGCGCATCGTGTACGGCGCGTTCGAGCAAATCCAGACGAAGGGCGGCAAGGACCCTCTGGAAGTCTTCACGACTGCCATGAACAACGTGAAGCCGGTGGTTGAAGTGAAGAGCCGTCGCGTCGGTGGTGCAAACTACCAGGTGCCGGTTGAAGTGCGTCCGTCGCGCCGTATGGCGTTGGCCATGCGTTGGCTGCGTGAAGCGGCTAAGAAGCGTAGCGAGAAGTCGATGGCGCTGCGTCTGGCTGGCGAATTGCAAGAAGCGGCTGAAGGCCGTGGCGCTGCAATGAAGAAGCGCGACGAAGTGCACCGCATGGCGGAAGCGAACAAGGCGTTCTCGCACTTCCGCTTCTAA
- the rpsL gene encoding 30S ribosomal protein S12 — protein MPTINQLVRKARTSEVVKSKSPALQDCPQRRGVCTRVYTTTPKKPNSALRKVAKVRLTNGFEVISYIGGEGHNLQEHSVVLIRGGRVKDLPGVRYHMVRGSLDTQGVKDRKQSRSKYGAKRPKNK, from the coding sequence ATGCCAACCATTAATCAATTGGTTCGCAAGGCCCGTACTTCAGAAGTCGTGAAGAGCAAGAGCCCGGCCTTGCAGGACTGCCCCCAACGTCGCGGCGTGTGCACTCGTGTGTACACGACCACGCCGAAGAAGCCTAACTCCGCACTGCGTAAGGTTGCGAAGGTTCGTCTGACGAACGGCTTCGAAGTCATTTCGTATATCGGTGGTGAAGGCCACAACCTGCAGGAACACTCGGTCGTGCTGATTCGCGGCGGCCGGGTCAAGGACTTGCCAGGTGTGCGTTACCACATGGTTCGTGGCTCGCTGGATACCCAGGGCGTCAAGGATCGTAAGCAGTCGCGTTCGAAGTACGGCGCAAAGCGTCCGAAGAACAAGTAA
- a CDS encoding amidase family protein produces MHKIAWPRRHVLGALAAVPFAGTVVAGATTGLLSACGAGSKTPPKLRDAQIVEASIASLQQGMTRGTFSARSVVLAYLDRIAAIDKSGPTLSSIIETNPDALAIADALDAERRRKGPRGPLHGIPLLLKDNIDTDDRMATTAGSLALLDSRPARDAEVARRLREAGAILLGKANLSEWSNYRSGSAEGGRSRSGWSARGGATLNPYCLDADPMGSSAGSAVAVSANLAAAFLGTETSGSILSPAAVSGIVGLKPTVGLTSRAGVIPISAVMDSVGPMARTVEDAAILLGAIAGIDARDSATQRAGKRPADYRVFLDPNGLRGAVIGVAADAPLPPSIAAHVTGAGARLVEIDSTRIEALHQRALASLPAEDEVRMFDIGTTLRYEFKEAIATYLASRRPIADRAPAGAVRTLADLIAFNVRTPAERLDRHDQRLFEEAEASSGLTTPEYVAQHRYNDGVARAILDGLLGELRLDAIVSNGPNDSWGTLAAAIGYPQLTLPYWPSSTTKMPERVVFTAKPFGEPALLGLAYALEQVLRRAGMQRQVPRYLASC; encoded by the coding sequence ATGCATAAAATCGCTTGGCCGCGCAGGCATGTTTTGGGTGCGTTGGCGGCGGTTCCTTTTGCGGGAACGGTCGTGGCAGGCGCCACGACGGGATTGCTGTCTGCGTGCGGCGCCGGCAGCAAAACGCCGCCGAAGCTGCGTGATGCGCAGATCGTCGAGGCGTCGATCGCCTCACTGCAGCAAGGCATGACGCGCGGAACCTTTAGCGCGCGCAGCGTGGTGCTGGCGTATCTCGATCGCATTGCCGCAATCGACAAGAGCGGGCCGACCTTGTCGTCGATCATCGAAACGAATCCGGATGCGCTGGCGATCGCTGACGCGCTTGACGCCGAGCGACGTCGCAAGGGCCCACGCGGGCCGCTGCATGGCATTCCGCTGCTGCTGAAAGACAATATCGACACCGATGACAGGATGGCGACGACTGCCGGTTCCCTGGCGCTACTGGACTCGCGGCCCGCGCGAGACGCGGAGGTCGCGCGGCGGTTGCGGGAGGCCGGCGCCATCCTGTTGGGCAAGGCCAATCTGAGCGAGTGGTCTAATTATCGTTCCGGCAGCGCCGAGGGCGGCAGGAGCCGGAGCGGTTGGAGCGCGCGTGGCGGCGCCACGTTGAATCCCTATTGCCTCGATGCCGATCCGATGGGGTCGAGCGCGGGCTCTGCGGTCGCCGTATCGGCCAATCTTGCTGCGGCGTTCCTGGGCACGGAGACCTCCGGCTCAATCCTGTCTCCGGCCGCGGTCAGTGGTATCGTGGGGCTCAAGCCGACGGTCGGGCTGACGAGTCGTGCCGGTGTGATTCCGATAAGCGCGGTCATGGACAGCGTCGGCCCGATGGCGCGGACGGTCGAGGATGCCGCGATCTTGCTCGGTGCCATCGCCGGCATCGACGCGCGGGATAGCGCGACGCAGCGCGCCGGCAAGCGGCCTGCCGACTATCGCGTCTTCCTCGATCCGAACGGGCTGCGCGGTGCCGTGATTGGCGTGGCCGCCGATGCCCCGCTTCCCCCGTCTATCGCCGCGCACGTGACGGGGGCCGGCGCACGTCTCGTGGAGATCGACTCGACGCGGATCGAGGCGTTGCATCAGCGGGCGCTGGCGTCTTTGCCTGCCGAGGACGAGGTACGCATGTTCGATATCGGGACGACGCTGCGTTACGAGTTCAAGGAAGCCATCGCGACGTATCTGGCGAGTCGCCGACCGATCGCGGACCGTGCGCCGGCCGGGGCGGTACGGACGCTCGCCGACCTGATCGCCTTCAACGTCCGTACGCCCGCCGAACGGCTGGATCGGCACGATCAGCGGCTATTCGAGGAGGCCGAGGCGAGCAGCGGCCTGACGACCCCAGAGTACGTCGCGCAGCATCGATATAATGATGGAGTCGCGCGCGCGATCCTCGACGGCTTGCTGGGCGAACTCCGTCTCGACGCAATCGTCTCAAACGGTCCGAACGACAGCTGGGGTACGCTGGCGGCCGCGATCGGTTATCCGCAACTGACGCTGCCCTACTGGCCCTCGTCGACGACGAAGATGCCAGAACGTGTTGTTTTTACGGCAAAACCTTTCGGTGAACCGGCGCTGCTCGGGCTCGCTTACGCGCTGGAGCAGGTGCTCCGGCGGGCAGGCATGCAACGGCAAGTGCCCCGGTATCTCGCCTCCTGCTGA
- the recQ gene encoding DNA helicase RecQ translates to MSRCLEILQETFGYPAFRGPQAEIVEHVAAGGDALVLMPTGGGKSLCYQIPSLVRAQAGQGAGIVVSPLIALMQDQVAAMREVGVRAACLNSAMEGRDAFATERAFENGEIDLLYVAPERLMTPRFQDLLNRSRVGLFAIDEAHCVSQWGHDFRPEYIQLSVLHERFPTVPRIALTATADQVTREEIVRRLALTDARIFISSFDRPNIRYGIVEKDNARTQLLDFIRAEHMRKDGSSDAGVIYCLSRRKVDETAEWLVGKGIRALGYHAGMDADVRQRHQAMFKQEEGIVMVATIAFGMGIDKPDVRFVAHLDLPKSVEGYYQETGRAGRDGLPANAWMAYGLADVVQQKRMIDESPADDAHKRSMSAKLDALLGLCETAHCRRQRLLSYFGEESAPCGNCDTCLEPPATWDGSREAQMALSCVFRASQAGGIRYGAGHLIDILRGVATERVQERGHQSLSTFGIGSALSEPEWRAIFRQLVAAGLLTVDHEGHGALMLTESSRAVLKGETKVTLRRYVKKARQRIAEGRATAVADRTANMDLAELGRWERLRAWRTETAKTDGVPAYLIFHDATLAEIATRAPGSVDALKDIPGIGARKLERFGEELIRVVGG, encoded by the coding sequence ATGTCCCGTTGTCTTGAAATTCTCCAGGAAACCTTTGGTTATCCCGCATTTCGCGGGCCACAGGCGGAGATCGTCGAGCATGTGGCTGCCGGCGGCGATGCGCTGGTTCTGATGCCCACGGGCGGCGGCAAGTCGCTGTGCTATCAGATACCGTCCCTGGTCCGCGCGCAGGCAGGACAGGGCGCCGGCATCGTCGTATCGCCGCTGATCGCGTTGATGCAGGACCAAGTGGCCGCGATGCGCGAGGTTGGGGTGCGTGCGGCGTGCTTGAATTCCGCGATGGAAGGCCGTGACGCCTTTGCAACCGAACGCGCATTCGAGAACGGCGAGATCGATCTGCTGTATGTCGCTCCCGAGCGATTGATGACGCCACGGTTCCAGGACCTGCTGAACAGGTCGCGCGTGGGGCTGTTTGCGATCGACGAGGCGCACTGCGTATCGCAGTGGGGACATGACTTCCGCCCAGAGTATATTCAGCTCTCGGTGTTGCACGAGCGCTTTCCCACGGTGCCGCGTATCGCGCTGACCGCGACCGCGGATCAGGTGACGCGCGAGGAGATTGTCCGCCGTTTGGCATTGACCGATGCCCGCATCTTTATATCTAGCTTCGACCGGCCAAATATCCGGTACGGCATTGTCGAAAAAGACAATGCACGGACGCAACTGCTTGATTTCATTCGTGCCGAGCATATGCGCAAGGACGGTAGTTCTGATGCCGGGGTGATTTACTGTCTGTCGCGGCGCAAAGTGGACGAGACCGCGGAGTGGCTTGTCGGTAAAGGGATTCGCGCCTTGGGCTATCACGCCGGCATGGATGCGGACGTCCGACAGCGGCATCAGGCGATGTTCAAGCAGGAGGAGGGCATCGTCATGGTGGCGACCATCGCCTTCGGCATGGGCATCGATAAGCCGGATGTCCGTTTTGTCGCGCATCTCGACCTTCCGAAGAGCGTGGAGGGGTATTACCAGGAAACCGGACGGGCAGGCCGCGACGGCTTGCCGGCCAACGCCTGGATGGCATACGGCCTCGCGGACGTCGTCCAGCAGAAACGGATGATCGACGAATCGCCGGCGGACGACGCCCACAAGCGCTCGATGTCGGCGAAGTTGGATGCGTTGCTCGGGCTGTGCGAAACAGCGCATTGTCGTCGCCAGCGACTGCTGTCGTATTTTGGTGAGGAAAGCGCGCCGTGCGGTAACTGCGACACGTGTCTGGAGCCGCCTGCGACGTGGGATGGATCTCGCGAGGCGCAAATGGCGTTGTCATGCGTTTTTCGAGCCAGTCAAGCTGGCGGTATTCGGTACGGCGCCGGTCACTTGATCGATATCCTGCGCGGCGTCGCCACGGAGCGGGTGCAGGAGCGAGGGCATCAATCCTTGTCGACATTCGGCATCGGCAGCGCCTTGTCCGAGCCGGAGTGGCGAGCGATCTTCCGGCAGTTGGTGGCGGCGGGCCTGCTGACGGTCGATCACGAAGGACACGGCGCGCTCATGCTGACGGAAAGCAGTCGCGCGGTTCTGAAAGGCGAAACCAAAGTCACGTTGCGGCGCTACGTCAAGAAGGCGCGACAGCGGATCGCCGAAGGTCGTGCCACGGCCGTGGCCGATCGGACGGCCAATATGGACCTCGCCGAACTAGGTCGCTGGGAACGGCTGCGCGCCTGGCGCACCGAGACGGCAAAAACCGATGGCGTACCGGCCTATCTGATTTTCCACGATGCGACGCTCGCGGAAATCGCGACGCGGGCGCCGGGTTCAGTGGATGCCTTGAAGGACATTCCGGGCATCGGCGCGCGGAAACTCGAACGCTTCGGTGAGGAGTTGATTCGCGTCGTCGGCGGTTGA
- a CDS encoding cation transporter, which yields MVFGKLAQSLKHYWLRPTEAQLLQFSLVSTLPMAAFGLIMGLRGGSQAILFDALFAVIDAGMTLLSLCVARLIEKSGSRRFQYGYWHLEPLVAVLNGSILLLLCVYAFVNAVRGLITGGGTDVTLAFAMSYGIVVFCACMALYFYLWRVNRRLKSVLIRIDMRSFLMSASISAALVLGFALAEGVAALGYPAFRAYADSLVLALLVLGLMPAPLRIIRAAAREVFLIAPEAFHRRVRDVMTDVVTRHGYLDFRSYVAKTGRVHVVDVVILVPSSLVTSIVALDGVREEIALALGTQVRLDQWLSIAFTTRAEWI from the coding sequence ATGGTGTTTGGAAAGCTCGCGCAGAGCCTGAAGCACTACTGGTTGCGGCCGACGGAGGCGCAGCTACTGCAGTTTTCCCTTGTATCGACGCTCCCGATGGCAGCGTTCGGCCTGATCATGGGGCTCCGCGGTGGTTCGCAAGCCATTCTCTTCGACGCGTTGTTTGCCGTCATCGATGCCGGGATGACCCTGTTGTCGTTATGCGTCGCCCGTTTGATCGAGAAAAGCGGCAGCCGCCGCTTCCAATACGGCTATTGGCATCTCGAACCGCTCGTTGCCGTATTGAACGGCTCGATCCTGTTGTTGCTGTGCGTCTACGCCTTCGTCAATGCGGTACGGGGGTTGATCACCGGTGGGGGGACCGATGTCACGCTGGCGTTCGCGATGTCTTATGGGATCGTGGTGTTCTGTGCTTGCATGGCCTTGTATTTTTATCTATGGCGAGTGAACCGACGCCTGAAGTCGGTGTTGATTCGCATCGACATGCGCAGTTTCTTGATGTCCGCGTCGATTTCAGCCGCCCTAGTCCTTGGCTTTGCGCTTGCGGAGGGCGTCGCGGCGTTAGGCTATCCGGCGTTTCGCGCCTATGCCGACTCGCTGGTGCTGGCGCTGCTGGTACTGGGACTGATGCCCGCGCCGCTGCGTATCATCCGGGCTGCCGCGCGTGAGGTTTTCTTGATCGCGCCGGAAGCCTTCCATCGGCGTGTTCGGGACGTCATGACCGATGTCGTCACGCGTCATGGCTATCTGGACTTTCGTAGCTATGTCGCCAAGACCGGCCGGGTGCATGTCGTCGACGTCGTGATCCTCGTGCCTTCCTCGCTCGTGACATCGATCGTCGCCCTCGATGGGGTGCGCGAAGAAATTGCCTTGGCCTTGGGCACGCAGGTCCGTCTGGACCAGTGGCTGTCGATCGCCTTCACCACGCGCGCCGAATGGATCTGA